AAAGAACCAGAAATTCCGTATTCCAGAGGTAAGGGGTTTTTACGCTCAACTGGCTTTTGGACTTAAAAATGGGGTTTATTTCAATGTGGAAACCCTCAGGGAAAACCAGCTTACTCTCCACATTATCGTAGTAATCAGAAAATTCTTCGTAATTGCCTCGCTTATCAGTGAAAACGAGCAAAAGGTCAATATCGGAAGCTGGACCGAAGGTCTTTTTTGCAACCGAACCAAAAACAACCACAGAAATCAGACGCTCTCTATAATGCTCCACACAAAGAGCCTTCAATTGCTGAAGAATGTCCTGATAAACGTTCTTATAGTGAAGCGCTCTGTCCATGGAACTTTACCCCTCTTCTTTATACACTTTTTCGAGTCTCCTGTCACTATATATTTCGTCAGCAAGTAGCAAGAGCAAGTGGGGTCAGGTCTTTGGTCCTTGGGTTTTGGGAGATGCTGAAATAACAATGAGATGCTGAAAGAAGGGGATGCCGAAAGAGACCCTGAAACCATGGAGCCCGAAACGAGGAGACCCTAAAGTCCGTCATTCCGAACTGACAAAAGCTCCGCTTTTGTCATCCTGAACTTGTTTCAGGATCTCTTGTTTCGGAATCTCAGGTGTTTAGATTAAACAAGGAGATCCTGAAACTATGAGATGCTGAAATAAGGGGATGCTGAAACAACAATGGGATGCTGAAATAGAAATAGACCCTGAAATAATGAGACCCCGAAACGAGTTCGGGGCGGTGTCGGAAAAACCGACACCGATTCAGGGCGACACCGACAAAACCGGTGTCGGTTCGGGGCGGTGTCGGAAAGGCCGACACCGATTCAGGGTGGCAACGACGAAACCGTTGCCGATTCAGGGCGGCGTCGAAAAAACCGTTGCTGGTTCGGGGTGGTGTTAATAAGGCCGGTGCCGATTCAGAATGTTTCGTGTTCCAAGCAGAGCGAGAAGCAAATTTACAAACAAAAGCACTACCGAAGTAAGACTAATCAAGCCTGATTCAGGAATTTCCTGCAGACCCAGTTGTAAGTCTCCTTTGCGATAAGCAAGGCTTTCTGAGCATCCTCAAATGAGGGTTCTCCTTGGGGAAGAAGCCCAAGACTTGCTGGATATCTTGCTCGATAGATGCCGGTCAGAAAAATGGCCTCTTCGTCAGTCAGTGGGGGCTGATGCTTTTCTTTCCGAAGAACAAAGAGGAGATCGAGAATGTTATGGGTCCACGGAACTTTGCTTTTTTCTTCCACAAGGATTGCCTTCAGGAATTTCTCCACCGCCTGCTGGGCGTGATAGCAAACCATGCGGTAAAGTCCTTTCGTGAAAAGGTATTCCGCAGACTTAAGTTCTTCTTCAGCGATCTTCATCCACTCCTGAGTTTCCCTTCTCATAAAGGACCTTCCCTTGAGTCAGGATATCACGGAAAAATGAAACTTCTTCTTCAAGGCAGAGTGCAAACTCAGAAGGAGTGTACACAAAAAAATCAACCCCTACCCTGGGACGCACCAGCTTTGAAACTTCGAGAATCCGTTCAATTGGACGCTTAAATGTATCTTTGATGATCAAAAGATCTATATCGCTCCACTCATGAATGCGGCCTTCGGCAAGAGAACCGAAGAGAATTATTTTTTCCGGTTGGTATTTTTCTATCAGGAGGCTCACTATTCGGGAAAGCTCTTCGTGAAGAAGCTTCTCCCGCTCTCTGGAAGTATAGGTCTCCATGGCTTCCTCTCAAAAATATAGGCTATTGTTCATTATATCACAGACCACTATACAGCTAATCGCTCCTGAAAAGCTAAAAAGCTATAAGCCCAGCAGCCGCAGATCGCCAGAGAAGTCAGATTCATTACGGAGGAAAGCCTTTTTCTCTTTCATGGCCCGTGCCTCACTCTCCAATAATCATTTTACTCCCTTCGTAATACAAAGGGTAAAAAGAGAAAGAAGGACTTCCCACCGTTTTACCGCAGAGCGAATTTTCCACAAATTCGCTCTGGTTAGCAATGGAGTCATGGGGCCAGATCTTTACTTTTTGTGTTTTGGAACATGCTAAAAAAGGAATCCTGAAACAAAAAATAGACCCTGAAATAACGAGATGCTGAAACAAGTTCAGCGTGACCGAAATCTTCAGTTTCGGTCAATTCAGCACGGCCTTAATTGTATTAAGGCCGGTTCAGGATGACAAAAGCGGAGCTTTTGTCAGTTCGGGGTGACAGCTTCGCTGTCAGTTCAAGGTGACGGCTCCACCGTCGGTTCAGGGCGGTGTCGGAAAGGCCGACACCGGTTCAGGGTGGCAACGACGAAACCGTTGCCGATTCAGGGCGGTGTCGATAAGGCCAGTGCCGATTCAGGGTGGTACTGATAAAAGCAGCACCGATTAAGGAAAACCGCTATAAAAGCAGCGGTTGGTTCGGGCGCTCCGAAATTTCATGATACAAAAAGAAGGTAACAAGACAGAGGATTTCAAGCAACGTACCCCACAACTAACCAACATTATCATGTGTTAAAATGTAATTGCGCGGAGGCAAGGAGGCGTCTCTTTATGCGTGATAATGTGTCCTGTAAACCAGATTACAAAACGATTCAGAAATTATTGCAAAAAGCCGGGAAAGACCAGGAAGTTCTTGCAGTTATTCTTTTTGGAAGCCATGCTCACGGTAAAACGAGTCCTCTCTCCGATGTTGATGTCTGCCTCGTTTTAAGGTCCAAAATTGCGAACAGATTACAAATGGTTCAGAAACGCCTGGATTACCTGGCAGAATTCCCACACCTGGACATTCAGGTTTTCCAGCTCCTGCCCCTTGCCATTCAAAAAAGAATCCTTAAAGAAGGTAAGGTACTCTATTCCCACAACGATGAAGCTCTTTACGACGTAGCTTATTTCGCTGTTAAAGCCTTTGAAGATTTTAAACACAAGTATTATGACTATCTTGAGGAAGTCAGTCGTGGATCGTGAGCGCATCCTGAGCAAAATAGCAGAACTGGAAGGATATTTAGAAGAATTGCGCACTATCCTACCCAAAGACTTCGAAGAGTTCCAAAAAATAGAGAAAAAACGAGCCTGTGAGCGCTTATTGCAAATTGCCATTGAAGCAGTAATGGATATTTGCTATCTGCTGGTACGTGATTTGCGCTTGGGCTTGCCCAGTGACGAAGAAGACATTCTTGACAAAATTGAAGAGGCTGGGATTATCCAGGGCGAGTTGCAAGAAACCTTGCGTAAAATGCGAGGTTTTCGAAACATCTTAGTACATGAGTATGGACGCGTTGACGATTGGATTGTCTATCAAATGACAACGCAAGGCTTCGAATCCTTTGACAGGTTTCGAAAGACTGTTCTACGTTTTTTGTACTCCGGGTAAGAAAAAGCTAATTAAGACCTTTGTGGGCTTTGTTGTGAGTATCTTCAAGATAAAATCGAGAATCTCCCGGCCTCTTCTCATACCATCACAACCTCTTGAAGAATCCTTTTGCCTATTCTGGGCTTGAGCGCGCTTTTCATTACCAGGTCAACTTCCACTCCCAGAGCTTCAGAAAGCCTGATTTTCAGGTCCACAAACTTCAGGAGCCCTATCGGTTTTTCGAATTCTACCAGTATGTCCAGGTCACTCTCCGGGGACTCTTCTCCCCGAACAAAGGAGCCGAAAACTCCTATTTCCTTCACTGCATATTCTTCTCCGAGGAAAGGTTTTAAGGCTCTCAGTCTTTCTTTAATTTCTTCAAAGGTGAGGTTCTCTCTTTTCATGGCCCGGACTTCACTTTCCAGCAATCATTTTACTCCTTTTACATTGTATAAAGTAAAGAGAGGAAGGGTTTTCCAACCGTTTTACCACAGAACTAATTTGTATAAAATTCGTTCTGCAAAGGAACGATAATTCGTATTTTTAGAAAAATCGTTCTTTTATGGAACGAAATATGGTATAATTCGTTTTGAAAGGCTGCAAAAGGAGAGATGAAATGGACCTTGATCAGGTAATTGAAAAGCTTGAAACGCGTAGAAACAGACTAATCAGTTTTTTGCCTGAGAAAAAGCGCCTCTTCTTCAGCGAGCTGGAAAAGCAAATGAAAAATAGAGCCGTGCTTCTTTACGGCCCCAGGGGCGTTGGTAAAACGACCTTCTTGCTTTTTATGTCGAAAGATTGCAATTTATTTTACGTATCCGGGGACGATCCACTGCTTTTGTACCACCCTTTCTACGAAATGGCAGAAAAGGTCTTGCTGGATTACCCTGGCATCATCATTGACGAAGCACATTCTCTAAAGGATTGGAGTAAGCTGATTAAGGCCCTGTATGATTCCTTTCCAAACAAAATTATCTGGATAAGCGACAGCAGTTCCGTGCTCCTGCGAAAGGGAATTGCGGACCTTTCCAGAAGGTTTGTGTCGTTAAAGATGCCTCTTGTGTCCCTGCGCGAATATATTTATCTGGAAACCGGCCAAATCATCGAAAAGCTGAGCTTCCCCTCAGACAACCTCTTAGAATATGCAACCCGGGTAATAAAGCAGGTTGATGTGCTGCAGTATTTCAGAAAGTACCGCGAGGGAGGGACAAGACCCTTTTATCTTGAGGGAAACTTCAGGGAGAAAATGATCAACATTCTGGAAAAAACAATTTACTATGATATCCCGCATCTCATCGGAACTATCAGCGAAAATCATTTTGGAGCGCTGAAGGCGGTGGTGAGCTTCCTTCTTTACTCGAAAATACCAACCATCAACGTTGAGTCGATGTGCAGAGAATGGGGAATTGGAAAACCCAAGCTCTATCAGTTGCTCTACGCGATGGAAGAAGTGGGCCTCGTTAACATCGTCCGCAAGGAAGGCGTCGAGAAAGCATACTCTAAGGGTTCGAAAATATTTTTCGCCGACCCAGCTTTTTACTTTGTTTTCGAAGGAGAAACGGGGAACTTCAGAGAAGCTTTCACCGTCTTTGCCCTGAAAGAAAGAATCCGGGCTGCAAAAAGGGAGGAAGAAGCGGATTTTGTGCTCGACGGGGTAAAGCTTGAAATAGGCGGGAGAGGCAAAGTTTCAAAGCACAGTGACTACGTGATCAAAGATGACCTGGACCTTCCGGTGAGAAACTCGGTGCCTCTCTGGATGCTGGGAATGCTCTGGTAAGGGAGTTAATTTGCTCGTATTCCTCAACGGAAGTTCGGTAGACTCCAGCCAGGATGTGGTTTCCAATATCAAAAATAGCTGAGGAAGCAAGTTCAAGCCCGCGTTCGATGATCCACTGGGTATCCGTATCCCGCTGATACTCCTCAGGCGTGATTCCCGATTTATCCTCGAGCTTGGCCAGAACTTCCTCCAGCTTTTTAAGTCGCTCTATCACGCTTTGCTTTTTGAATACCACTGCCTGACCCTTTCCCTGAGATACTCGTTTTGAACTGCCCTCAGATAAGCCGTGTCCTGAAACCTGCGGATGACACTCATTTCAAAAGCGTTCAAAAGCTCATCACTCTGGGAGTAAATGAGGCGTCCCTGAGAAACAATTTCAAACTGGAGCGACAAAGGAGCACGGTCAAGAAGCACAAGATCGAAACGCTCCGTGCCCAGGGCTTCTCGAATCCCGAGCAAGATTTCCTGGAAAGACGAATAGAGCTTTTTGCCTTTCTTTTTAAGATAAGAAAAACGGCTATATCAACGTCAGAAGCGGCACCAACTTCACCACAAATATAAGAGCCAAAAAGGTAAGCAATAGGAACGCTCTTTTCTCGAAAGAGCTTTTTCAGCTTCTTTATTGCCTCTTCCAGGTCCATCCGGAGCCCGGGCAAGAGATTACCAGAAGGACCGCGATAGGTTTCAGCTATGCCCACTGAAAAACACTCCCTCTTAAAGCCCGGCAGGGATCTCTCCCTTCTACTCTCGTTCAGCGCGGAACCGCACCAAGAATTTGTGCTTTGTATCGCTCACTTTTTATATACGCATTACGCGTTGCGTATGTCGGCAATTTTAATCTTATCACAACCAGCGAAACTTGCACGCTGCGAAAGGAAATTGTGGACCATGAAAATAGAGAGGCTGATAAATACTGACACAGCCAACACTGGTCCAGGAAAGTAGCAATAAAAGTCGCTCTCAACTTGAAGCTATGCTGATTAGGTCAGTACTGACTCAGTATAAATGTTTTTGGCTACTATAGCCTGATTTCAGGTGGTAATAATTGAACTATAAAATTTACCAGAGCTTCTGCGCGAGCAAGCGCTTCTTCTGCCTCACTTGCTTCCGGCTCCAAAACATCACCTGGATAGCGAAACTCTGTAGCGTACGGAGTGAGTATCTCTGTCGTTTCCCTCCACTGTTCAAAAGAAGGTTCTAAAGGAACACAAAAGGCCAATAGAGCAACCAGGTTATGCGTTTTCTCAAAAGGAATATCATGATATGTTAAATAGGCTTTAATAGCTTTTTTCAACTGCCTGTTGGCAGTGATAAACTGCTGTATCTAAATAGCCACCTTTTAGGAGAAGTCGAGCCGAATCTAAATCACGTTGACTCTTTATGAGCCACTGCTTGACTTCTTTTATTTTGGCCTTTTTCATAAAGGATTTTTCCTCGATGGATTGCTTGATAGCCAAGCGAAGCAGACACCTGAAGCATTTCCTTTAACTCTTCTTCAGTCACCACCACTACTTCAACAGGAGCGGTAAGCCCCCACAAACAACCATAAGCTTTGCGTGCTCTACGATAGCGGGGCTCGTTAGATTCTGA
This portion of the Thermatribacter velox genome encodes:
- a CDS encoding nucleotidyltransferase domain-containing protein; this encodes MDRALHYKNVYQDILQQLKALCVEHYRERLISVVVFGSVAKKTFGPASDIDLLLVFTDKRGNYEEFSDYYDNVESKLVFPEGFHIEINPIFKSKSQLSVKTPYLWNTEFLVLYDREGFFREFMAKLKKYKENFLVTCNKSLEYTMFRDDEQRAD
- a CDS encoding HEPN domain-containing protein — its product is MRRETQEWMKIAEEELKSAEYLFTKGLYRMVCYHAQQAVEKFLKAILVEEKSKVPWTHNILDLLFVLRKEKHQPPLTDEEAIFLTGIYRARYPASLGLLPQGEPSFEDAQKALLIAKETYNWVCRKFLNQA
- a CDS encoding nucleotidyltransferase domain-containing protein, whose product is METYTSREREKLLHEELSRIVSLLIEKYQPEKIILFGSLAEGRIHEWSDIDLLIIKDTFKRPIERILEVSKLVRPRVGVDFFVYTPSEFALCLEEEVSFFRDILTQGKVLYEKGNSGVDEDR
- a CDS encoding nucleotidyltransferase domain-containing protein, which produces MRDNVSCKPDYKTIQKLLQKAGKDQEVLAVILFGSHAHGKTSPLSDVDVCLVLRSKIANRLQMVQKRLDYLAEFPHLDIQVFQLLPLAIQKRILKEGKVLYSHNDEALYDVAYFAVKAFEDFKHKYYDYLEEVSRGS
- a CDS encoding DUF86 domain-containing protein, whose protein sequence is MDRERILSKIAELEGYLEELRTILPKDFEEFQKIEKKRACERLLQIAIEAVMDICYLLVRDLRLGLPSDEEDILDKIEEAGIIQGELQETLRKMRGFRNILVHEYGRVDDWIVYQMTTQGFESFDRFRKTVLRFLYSG
- a CDS encoding nucleotidyltransferase family protein; translated protein: MLESEVRAMKRENLTFEEIKERLRALKPFLGEEYAVKEIGVFGSFVRGEESPESDLDILVEFEKPIGLLKFVDLKIRLSEALGVEVDLVMKSALKPRIGKRILQEVVMV
- a CDS encoding ATP-binding protein encodes the protein MDLDQVIEKLETRRNRLISFLPEKKRLFFSELEKQMKNRAVLLYGPRGVGKTTFLLFMSKDCNLFYVSGDDPLLLYHPFYEMAEKVLLDYPGIIIDEAHSLKDWSKLIKALYDSFPNKIIWISDSSSVLLRKGIADLSRRFVSLKMPLVSLREYIYLETGQIIEKLSFPSDNLLEYATRVIKQVDVLQYFRKYREGGTRPFYLEGNFREKMINILEKTIYYDIPHLIGTISENHFGALKAVVSFLLYSKIPTINVESMCREWGIGKPKLYQLLYAMEEVGLVNIVRKEGVEKAYSKGSKIFFADPAFYFVFEGETGNFREAFTVFALKERIRAAKREEEADFVLDGVKLEIGGRGKVSKHSDYVIKDDLDLPVRNSVPLWMLGMLW
- a CDS encoding DUF86 domain-containing protein → MVFKKQSVIERLKKLEEVLAKLEDKSGITPEEYQRDTDTQWIIERGLELASSAIFDIGNHILAGVYRTSVEEYEQINSLTRAFPASREAPSFSPEGPGHL
- a CDS encoding nucleotidyltransferase domain-containing protein, giving the protein MGIAETYRGPSGNLLPGLRMDLEEAIKKLKKLFREKSVPIAYLFGSYICGEVGAASDVDIAVFLILKRKAKSSIRLSRKSCSGFEKPWARSVSILCFLTVLLCRSSLKLFLRDASFTPRVMSF
- a CDS encoding HEPN domain-containing protein, producing MKKAIKAYLTYHDIPFEKTHNLVALLAFCVPLEPSFEQWRETTEILTPYATEFRYPGDVLEPEASEAEEALARAEALVNFIVQLLPPEIRL
- a CDS encoding HEPN domain-containing protein, which codes for MKKAKIKEVKQWLIKSQRDLDSARLLLKGGYLDTAVYHCQQAVEKSY
- a CDS encoding nucleotidyltransferase domain-containing protein; translation: MKHLSSELLEEIVKRLVENLHPEKIILFGSHAYGNPVETSDIDLLVVVSESNEPRYRRARKAYGCLWGLTAPVEVVVVTEEELKEMLQVSASLGYQAIHRGKILYEKGQNKRSQAVAHKEST